A window of Natrinema versiforme contains these coding sequences:
- a CDS encoding CrcB family protein, translating to MTDAHPLVRLETLALIAVGGFAGSNLRFFAMGALPDVPSIVLVNAVGSAALAVLVYEAEYAGYVGPRARLVFTTGFLSSLTTYSTFALQTALASAPLALLGIVAANYGFGTIGVLAGRALARRIGDPRPTGGETA from the coding sequence ATGACAGACGCTCACCCGCTCGTCCGACTCGAGACGCTCGCACTGATCGCCGTCGGCGGCTTCGCCGGCTCGAACCTCCGTTTCTTCGCGATGGGGGCGCTCCCGGACGTGCCGTCGATCGTCCTCGTCAACGCCGTCGGAAGCGCCGCGCTCGCCGTTCTGGTCTACGAGGCCGAATACGCGGGGTACGTTGGACCACGGGCCCGACTCGTCTTCACGACCGGCTTCCTCTCCTCGCTGACGACCTACAGCACATTCGCGCTGCAGACCGCGCTCGCGTCGGCCCCGCTCGCGCTGCTCGGTATCGTCGCGGCCAACTACGGGTTCGGTACCATCGGCGTGCTCGCGGGGCGGGCGCTCGCTCGCCGCATCGGCGATCCGCGACCCACCGGTGGTGAGACGGCGTGA
- the crcB gene encoding fluoride efflux transporter CrcB, whose protein sequence is MSATAFDPIVGALVAIDPEPAHVVGTGGAIGAVLRYWVSQWLSARASSDRLPLPTFAVNVLGSFVFGLAVFAGANESTLSLVGTGICGSFTTFSSFSVETLQLYERGDRALAVGNAAANLAGSLAAIGVAWALVAVGPV, encoded by the coding sequence GTGAGTGCGACGGCGTTCGATCCGATCGTCGGCGCGCTCGTCGCGATCGATCCCGAACCCGCCCACGTCGTCGGCACCGGCGGCGCGATCGGCGCAGTCCTCCGATACTGGGTCTCTCAGTGGCTTTCCGCTCGGGCCTCGAGCGATCGACTGCCACTTCCGACGTTCGCGGTCAACGTCCTCGGCAGTTTCGTCTTCGGGCTCGCGGTGTTTGCGGGCGCGAACGAGTCGACGCTGTCGCTCGTCGGCACCGGAATCTGCGGTTCGTTTACGACCTTCTCCTCGTTTTCGGTCGAGACGCTCCAGTTGTACGAGCGCGGCGACCGGGCCCTCGCGGTCGGCAACGCCGCGGCCAATCTCGCGGGTTCGCTCGCAGCGATCGGGGTCGCGTGGGCGCTCGTCGCTGTCGGCCCTGTCTGA
- a CDS encoding magnesium transporter → MEARQEAWRIYRESLPILAVSLAGGIFAGSVLGSEGMTEGFERFPGLLLLLPAFLATRGNVYGAMGARISSGLHQGMIDPSFSWDRRLVNAVAASFINGIGISVFIAVLSWGILHVLGRESARLVELVGIMLVSGVLTSVTLIFGLLALVFASYEYGLDPDNLIGPIVTTLGDIFGVVFLFVAITVVGGIF, encoded by the coding sequence ATGGAGGCTCGCCAAGAGGCGTGGCGCATCTACCGCGAGTCACTCCCGATTCTCGCAGTCAGCCTCGCCGGCGGGATCTTCGCGGGGTCGGTCCTCGGATCGGAGGGGATGACGGAAGGGTTCGAGCGGTTTCCCGGACTGCTGTTGTTGCTCCCCGCCTTCCTCGCGACTCGAGGGAACGTCTACGGCGCGATGGGGGCGCGGATCTCGAGCGGACTCCATCAGGGGATGATCGATCCGTCGTTCTCGTGGGACCGACGGCTGGTCAACGCGGTCGCTGCCTCCTTTATCAACGGCATCGGTATCTCGGTGTTCATCGCCGTGCTCTCGTGGGGGATCTTGCACGTGTTAGGGCGCGAATCCGCGAGACTCGTCGAACTCGTCGGCATCATGCTGGTCTCCGGCGTGCTGACATCCGTGACGTTGATCTTCGGACTGCTGGCGCTCGTGTTCGCGAGTTACGAGTACGGGCTCGACCCCGACAACCTGATCGGCCCGATCGTCACCACGCTCGGCGACATCTTCGGCGTCGTCTTCCTCTTCGTCGCGATCACCGTCGTCGGGGGGATCTTCTGA
- a CDS encoding magnesium transporter, whose amino-acid sequence MAATEPDDSLDSWSIRNIVATMFPILVVLSMLEMGSGYVLEELEETYLSNPTLLVLVPVMIGMGGNLGAILSSRLSTRLHLGLLEFDLRDEVLWTNVIAIMGLALTIFSALGLIAWVVGQTIAAPMALADLMLISVVSGMLLAAIATVLSIAATYVSYTQGLDPDDTTIPVVTNVCDILGVIVLSGVAIVVLN is encoded by the coding sequence ATGGCGGCGACGGAGCCCGACGACTCGCTCGACTCGTGGTCGATCCGCAACATCGTCGCCACGATGTTCCCCATTCTGGTCGTCCTCTCGATGCTCGAGATGGGGTCGGGCTACGTCCTCGAAGAACTCGAGGAGACCTACCTCTCCAATCCGACGCTGCTGGTGCTCGTCCCCGTGATGATCGGGATGGGCGGGAACCTCGGCGCGATCCTCTCCTCGCGGCTCTCGACGCGACTCCATCTGGGCTTACTCGAGTTCGATCTGCGGGACGAGGTGTTATGGACGAACGTGATCGCAATTATGGGCCTCGCGCTCACGATCTTCTCGGCGCTCGGACTCATCGCGTGGGTCGTCGGTCAAACCATCGCCGCACCGATGGCACTCGCCGATCTCATGCTCATCTCGGTCGTCAGCGGCATGCTACTCGCCGCGATCGCGACCGTTCTCAGCATCGCCGCGACCTACGTCTCCTATACGCAGGGGCTGGATCCGGACGACACGACGATCCCGGTGGTGACGAACGTCTGTGACATCCTCGGCGTGATCGTCCTCTCAGGAGTCGCCATCGTCGTGTTGAACTGA
- a CDS encoding potassium channel family protein — protein MDPLEGETSSAPIEYEPVSVKDVLVEMKDTAELLIDLSYSAVLHQSEELATEVLRLEERMDVLELRARMSLLMAARKPADAEQLAPVLGIVGAADGISDAAGDIAKIVLEDMGLPEAMRAALPDAAEALLRGVVAPDSSYAGRTLEDIDLESETGVRVIALRRGSDWLLNPGPTTCVEADDVALLRGPESAIGDVCEELTGEVYEAPSVETPDIDDLERAVDTIVHMKDFSELAVDLAYSSVLFDSEELAEEVRNLEVEVDAMQSRFEAWTLRAAADAADPVVLRGLIQLGNCTERISDAAIEISEGVLRDIDVHPVVQVAVQESDEIITRVEVGEGSDLDGTAVTAGVPDADSTMSVIAIRRPGDGWLLVADADAELRGGDVLISKGTRTAAADFRNLAAA, from the coding sequence ATGGACCCGCTCGAGGGCGAGACATCGTCGGCCCCGATCGAGTACGAGCCCGTCAGCGTCAAGGACGTGCTGGTGGAGATGAAAGACACCGCCGAGCTGTTGATCGACCTCTCGTACTCGGCCGTGCTCCACCAGAGCGAGGAGCTCGCGACGGAGGTGCTCCGACTCGAAGAGCGGATGGACGTCCTCGAGCTTCGCGCGCGGATGAGCCTCTTGATGGCCGCCCGGAAGCCGGCCGACGCGGAACAGCTCGCCCCCGTGCTGGGAATCGTCGGGGCCGCCGACGGCATCAGCGACGCCGCGGGCGACATCGCGAAGATCGTCCTCGAGGACATGGGCCTGCCCGAGGCGATGCGAGCGGCGTTGCCCGACGCCGCCGAAGCGCTCCTCCGGGGCGTCGTCGCGCCGGACTCGTCCTATGCCGGGCGCACCCTCGAGGACATCGACCTCGAGTCCGAGACGGGCGTGCGCGTGATCGCGCTCCGGCGGGGCAGCGACTGGCTGCTCAACCCGGGGCCGACGACCTGCGTCGAAGCCGACGACGTCGCGCTCCTCCGGGGCCCCGAGTCGGCGATCGGCGATGTCTGCGAGGAGCTGACCGGCGAGGTCTACGAGGCCCCGAGCGTCGAGACACCCGATATCGACGACCTCGAGCGAGCCGTGGACACGATCGTCCACATGAAGGACTTCTCCGAACTGGCGGTCGATCTGGCCTACAGCAGCGTGCTGTTCGACAGCGAGGAACTCGCCGAAGAGGTCCGCAACCTCGAGGTCGAGGTCGACGCGATGCAGTCGCGGTTCGAGGCGTGGACGCTTCGGGCGGCCGCGGACGCGGCCGATCCGGTCGTCCTGCGCGGGCTGATCCAGCTCGGCAACTGTACGGAGCGGATCAGCGACGCCGCGATCGAGATCAGCGAGGGAGTCCTTCGGGACATCGATGTCCACCCGGTCGTGCAGGTGGCCGTCCAGGAGAGCGACGAGATCATCACCCGCGTCGAGGTCGGCGAGGGGAGCGACCTCGACGGCACCGCGGTGACCGCCGGCGTTCCCGACGCCGATTCGACGATGTCGGTGATCGCCATCCGCCGGCCCGGCGACGGGTGGCTGCTGGTCGCGGACGCCGACGCCGAACTGCGCGGCGGCGACGTGCTCATCTCGAAGGGGACTCGCACCGCTGCAGCGGATTTCCGGAATCTAGCCGCAGCATAA
- the serS gene encoding serine--tRNA ligase codes for MLDRTYLRENPDEVRNALDARGADVDLDEVLELDERWRELKARGDDLRNDRNQITTRIGTLVAEGKDEEREEAIERSRELKAEIEDVEDEAAELQEELQERMLEIPQIPHESVPLGVDERHNEEDRRWGFDDLRDLPDEVTPHYDLGEEMDIIDEERAAKTTGAGFYFLKGEGAQLEHALIQFMMDVHRDQGYVDLFPPVPVKSASMRGTGQLPKFADDAYRLGGSNEEEYEEEDLWLCPTAEVPVTNMYANEILLDDDLPLKHQAYTPNFRREAGEHGTETRGIVRVHQFNKVELVNFVEPEESYDRLENLLEEAADILERLGLPYRILELCTGDLTFASAKTYDIEVWAPGDDMDDGPEDGGRWLEVSSASNFEDFQARRAGLRYRPERHESAEYLHTLNASGLAIPRVMVAILEYYQNEDGTVTIPEPLQPYMGGKEVIEGHEKVGESALGAGERE; via the coding sequence ATGCTCGACCGGACCTATCTGCGCGAGAATCCCGACGAGGTACGCAACGCCCTCGACGCCCGCGGGGCCGATGTCGATCTCGACGAGGTACTCGAACTCGACGAACGCTGGCGGGAGCTGAAAGCCCGCGGTGACGACCTGCGCAACGACCGCAACCAGATCACAACGCGGATCGGCACGCTCGTCGCCGAAGGGAAAGACGAGGAGCGGGAGGAGGCCATCGAGCGGTCGCGGGAACTCAAAGCCGAAATCGAAGATGTCGAGGACGAGGCCGCCGAACTGCAGGAGGAACTGCAGGAACGGATGCTCGAGATCCCGCAGATACCCCACGAGAGCGTCCCGCTGGGGGTCGACGAACGCCACAACGAGGAGGATCGGCGCTGGGGCTTCGACGACCTGCGCGACCTGCCCGACGAGGTCACCCCCCACTACGACCTCGGCGAGGAGATGGACATCATCGACGAGGAACGCGCCGCCAAGACGACCGGTGCCGGCTTCTACTTCCTCAAGGGAGAGGGCGCACAGCTCGAGCACGCCCTGATCCAGTTCATGATGGACGTCCACCGCGACCAGGGCTACGTCGATCTCTTCCCGCCGGTGCCGGTCAAGAGCGCCTCGATGCGGGGGACCGGCCAGCTCCCGAAGTTCGCCGACGACGCCTACCGACTGGGCGGGAGCAACGAGGAGGAGTACGAGGAGGAAGACCTCTGGCTCTGTCCCACCGCGGAGGTGCCGGTCACCAACATGTACGCGAACGAGATCCTGCTGGACGACGACCTCCCGCTCAAACATCAGGCCTACACGCCGAACTTCCGGCGCGAGGCCGGCGAGCACGGCACCGAGACCCGCGGGATCGTCCGCGTCCACCAGTTCAACAAGGTCGAACTCGTCAACTTCGTCGAGCCCGAGGAGAGCTACGACCGCCTCGAGAACCTCCTCGAGGAGGCCGCGGACATCCTCGAGCGGCTCGGGCTCCCCTACCGCATCCTCGAGCTCTGTACCGGCGACCTGACCTTCGCCAGCGCCAAGACCTACGACATCGAGGTCTGGGCCCCCGGCGACGACATGGACGACGGCCCCGAGGACGGCGGCCGCTGGCTCGAGGTCTCGAGCGCGTCGAACTTCGAGGACTTTCAGGCCCGGCGCGCCGGCCTGCGCTACCGGCCCGAGCGCCACGAGTCGGCCGAATACCTGCATACCCTGAACGCCTCGGGACTGGCGATTCCCCGCGTCATGGTCGCCATCCTCGAGTACTACCAGAACGAGGACGGCACGGTGACCATCCCCGAGCCGCTGCAGCCGTACATGGGCGGGAAAGAGGTCATCGAAGGCCACGAAAAGGTCGGCGAGAGCGCGCTCGGTGCAGGCGAGCGGGAGTAG